CGTCGAGGATTTAGTTGTTGAACCACTGGATCATACTTTTCTAAATAAAGATATTGCCTACTTTGCCGAAGTCGTCCCCACCGCAGAAAATATCGCAGTATACATCAGTAATATTTTGCGATCGCCTATCCAAGAGCTAGGAGCCACATTACATAAAGTTAAGCTCATCGAAAGTCCCAACAATTCTTGTGAAATTTACTGCGATCGAACTGTTCAAGAAGTCACAGGTCACAGGTCAGAGGTCAGAGAACTGGTACATTAATGCGGCAAAAATGAGATTTTGCTTTCTCTAATCCTAAGTTAGAACGCGACTAATTCTAGTAAACCGTCCTCCAACCTACCCCCTAAATCCCCCACACAGTGGGGATCTAAGGGGCGAAAATACTACTCAACCGCTACCTGCGCTGTGATAGTACGATGGCGGGGAGTATTAGGCGCGATCGCAATATTGTGAAAGCCCGCAACTTTCAAAGCGGCTTCAATATCCAAAGTGAAATATTCATCCAAATACGGCTCGGTACTTTTTAGTAACGTCAAGATATAAGGAGGCATCTTAGCGTAAATTTCTGAGTGCGGATTCATATCCATAATGGCTAAATAGCCCCCAGGACGAAGTAAACGTCGAACTTCCTGGAAAATTTGCTGTGTCGCTGATTGTGGTAGCTCATGACACACAAGAAAGATCGAAACTAAATCAAACGATGCTGACGGCAATCCGGTGGATTCAGCCAGCGCGTGTATCCAGTTGATTTGTGCGTGGCGTTGTTGCGCGCGGTAATGGGCAACAGCAAGAAAATAGGGTGATAAATCTAAACCACTAATTGCTGCGTGTGGATAGACTTCTTGTAAGGCAAACGTACTCATCCCAACACTACAGCCAATATCCAGGATATCGCGGGGCTGTACAACCCTGTTTTTGAGAATGTCGTGATACGACGCGCGGAGTCGAGCATCACCCTCTGCACCTGCATCTGCCCAAATTCCTGCATGCACCGCACGGGCAGCAACTTCAACTTCTAATGCCGCATCCCAGCTTAAATTTCCTTGCTCGTAGGCATGAAACGAACAGCAATAATAATCGGGATATTGCAAATGCGGATTTTTGACTTGCGCAAGTTGAGCCTCCCAATCAAGCTGTTTGAGTTCTTGTACTTGCTTTGTCCAAGGAACACCTATTCTTTCTGCACGTTTAATCATCATTTGCCGTGCTTGATGCTTAGCTAAATTTGCTAGCGGCTTAATTGCAAGCACTCGATTAACTAAACGAGATGCTATTTCTGGCGCAGTCTTTGCAGCTGTCATACGTAATACTAAAAATCTTATATCTTCTTTAGCTTATTATCGGGCTTTGCGGTGATAATTCTGAAGTACCACGCAGGGCAAGGAGTTACCGCCATTTAGTTTTTCGTTTCAACCTCAAACACGCAATCGCGATTGAAACTGCGGCTAATCTATGACTACGTCTTCTAGAAGCGCTACCCTAAAAAACAAGCTACAGCGATCGCTTTCAGTATTCGAGGACAAGCAGAATAGATGTCACAGTTCTACTTTGATACAGATAATAGCCGCCACAGAGCCTTTGAATTACCAGGGGCAAAACCCCACTACAACCCAGATCGTCCTGGACAAGTCGAGCATATTTTTTTAGATCTCAATCTAGATATTCCTAGTAAGAGTTATCAGGGAACTTGTGTTATCCAGCTTAAACCGATCCGTAATGGCATCGAAAGGTTGACGTTGGACGCTGTGAACCTCAATATTCATTCGGTACATGCTGACGATACGCCGCAAGCATTTGAATATGATGGTTCGCAATTGCATATTCAACTGGCGTCACCGACTGCTGTTGGTGAAGTCATAAAGATAGCGATCGCCTACTCTGCGGAAAAACCCCAACGCGGGATTTATTTTATAACTCCCGACCAATACTATCCTCATAAACCAACGCAAGTTTGGACGCAGGGAGAAGATGAAGACTCGCGTTTCTGGTTTCCTTGCTTTGACTACCCTGGACAACTATCAACATCTGAGATTCGCGTCCGCGTTCCTAAACCATACATGGCAATTTCCAACGGAACGCTCATCAATACAACTGAAGACGGTGATGCCAAAATTTACCACTGGTTACAAGAGCAAGTCCATCCTACTTACCTTATGACACTCGCAGTAGGAGACTTTGCTGAAATTCAAGACGAATGGCAGGGTAAACCTGTCACCTACTACGTTGAAAAAGGACGCGAAGCAGACGCACGGCGCAGTATGGGCAAAACACCCCGCATGATTGAATTTTTTAGCGAGAAGTATGGTTATCTTTACCCTTATCCAAAGTACGCACAAGTTTGTGTAGATGACTTTATTTTTGGGGGAATGGAAAACACCTCTACAACTTTACTAACAGATCGCTGCTTACTTGACGAACGCGCTGCACTCGACAACCGGAACACCGAAAGCTTAGTCGCGCACGAACTAGCGCATCAATGGTTTGGCGATCTTGTTGTGATTAAGCATTGGTCTCATGCTTGGATTAAGGAAGGTATGGCTTCTTACTCAGAGGTCATGTGGACAGAACACGAGTATGGGGCTGAAGAAGCCGCTTATTATCGTTTACTCGAAGCGCGAAGTTACTTAGCCGAAGATAGCAGTCGTTATCGTCGCCCGATTGTCACGCACGTTTACCGCGAAGCGATTGAATTATACGATCGCCACCTCTACGAAAAAGGTTCGTGTGTCTATCACATGATTCGTGCTGAATTGGGAGAAGAGTTATTCTGGCAAGCAATTCATACATTCGTTCAGGATAATGCCCATAAAACAGTAGAAACTGTTGATTTACTACGGGCAATTGAAAAAGCTACAGGAAGAAATTTACTATTTCTCTTTGACCAATACGTTTATCGTGGCGGACATCCTGATTTTAAAGTTGCTTACACTTGGGATGGAGATAGCAAATTAGCTAAAGTTACCGTGACGCAAACTCAAGCCAAAGAGGCTTCCAACGGTATTAGCAGTGATTTGTTTGACTTGAAAATTCCGATCGCGTTTGGCTATACCTACGATGCAGAATCTGCTCCTCAATTGAAAACCTTTTCGGTGAGGGTAAGCGAAAAAGAACAGAGTTTCTATTTCCCCTTAGAGGAAAAACCGCAGTTTGTCAGTTTTGATGTCGGGAATAACTACTTAAAAACAGTCACTTTAGAGTATCCCCTTCCAGAGTTGAAAGCACAATTAAAACTCGATCCTGACCCAATTTCGCGTATCTATGCAGCGGAAGCTTTGGCGAAAAAAGGTGGACTAGAAGCTGTGAAAGCCCTGTCGCAAGCTTTAAAACAAGACTCCTTCTGGGGAGTCCGCGCCGAAGTTGCCAAACAACTCGCCCAAGTTAAACTCGATCAAGCCTTTGATGGTTTAGTCGCAGGTTTAGAAGACGATTGTCCTTTAGTTCGCCGTGCAGTGGTAGAAGCCCTCGCTGATATTAAGACACACCAAAGTTACAAAGCAGTCAAACCCTTCGTAGAAAACGGCGATCCTAGCTACTACGTTGAAGCATCAGCAATGAAGGCAATTGGCACGATTGCAGGTGGCACAATCGATACAAAGCCCAAAGAAGAAAAAGTCGTAAAACTGCTCAAATCAGTTTTAGAACAAAGAGCGGGCTGGAACGAGGTTGTGCGTTCAGGGGCGATCGCAGGTTTGAGTCAAATGAAAACTGCTGAAACAGCCCTCGACCTCATCTTAGAATACACCAAACTAGGCGTACCGCAAGCCCTACGACTCAGCGCCATTCGCTCCCTCGGTACAATTTCCACAGGGCTGAATCCTGTCAATCTCGAACGCGTTTTGCAGCAACTCGCAGAACTCTCCCGCGAGTCGTTTTTCCTAACTCAAGTCGCGGTTGTCAGCGCCCTCGGGCAAATGGAAACTTCTAAAGCAATTGGAATTCTACAATCTTTGGCAAATCAAACTCCTGATGGACGAGTGCGGCGCATGGCGGAAGAGGCGGTATCGCGAGTGCAATCTGCGGTTGGTTCGGATCAAAGCGTGAAGCAATTACGTGAAGAAGTTGATGCGCTTAAGCAACAAAATCAAGAACTCAGAAGTCGTCTAGAGAATTTGGAGGCTAAATCTTCACACTAATCTTACGGATAAGCGGTTGGGAAAGCTGATAGCAAAATACAATAGAACTTGTTTTGTTCTCTCAGCTTTCCTTTAGAAATTTGCTTGATAGCAAAATGCTGTCGCGCCTCTACCTACTAGACTCTTTCTGCGGAAAGAAATTTGTAATTTTTCTTATTATTTATTTGTAGTTTTATATACTATAGTTAAGAAAAAGATAAAGTTTGACCGTAAGTCTCAAAATTAAATTGCTAGCAGGCTGACCGGAAATCTTTATCTACAAACTGATTGATCTAAGTACAGACTAACAAGTCGTGCCAGCATCTGCAGTAACGAGTGTTACTAAAGGTTGCAGATATCAGTGATTCCAGTATGAGAGGCAATTAAAGGCGTGGGTCAGTATCAACTTGCTCAGAATAACCGCCATTACGATCCGGAAGCGATCGCGCGTTACTATCGCTACCGTCCTTGGTTAGTATTGTGGCGGGCTTGTACGATTGTTTGGTATTTTGCTGGGTTTATCTTGGGTTTGTATTGGGATAAGTGGCAAAATCGCGAAGAACAAAACAAGTTTAAACGAGCAGCGCAGTTACGGCGAATTCTGACTCGCCTAGGACCAACATTCATCAAAGTTGGTCAAGCGCTTTCTACTAGACCTGACCTGATTCGCAAAGATTTTCTCGACGAATTAACTAAACTACAAGACCAACTACCGCCTTTTGATAACGCGATCGCGTTTCAAATTATTGAAACTGAACTAAATCGCTCGGTTCAAGAGATATATAGCGAAATTTCACTAGATCCAGTTGCTGCAGCGAGTCTTGGTCAAGTGTATCGGGCGCGGTTGCATAGTGGTGAAGAAGTTGCCGTGAAGGTACAGCGCCCAAATTTGCGCCCTGTACTGACCCTCGACCTGTACTTGATGCGGTGGGCAGCAGGGTGGATATCGCCTTGGCTACCGCTGAATCTCGGTCACGATCTCAAAATGATTGTAGACGAGTTCGGCACTAAGTTGTTTGAAGAAATTGACTATCTCAATGAAGCGCGCAACGCCGAAAAGTTTGCGACAAATTTCCGTAACGACCTCCGCGTTAAAGTTCCCGCAATTTATTGGCGCTTTACTGCGACTCGCGTCTTAACGCTTGAATGGATTAACGGCTTCAAACTCACAGATATACAAAGTATTCGCGAAGCGGGCTTAGATACGAATGAATTAATTGAAATCGGTGTCACAGCAGGGTTGCAGCAGCTATTAGAGCACGGTTTCTTTCATGCCGATCCCCATCCAGGAAATTTGTTTGCGATGCCTGATGGTCGGATAGCATACATCGACTTTGGCATGATGGATCAGCTCAGTGAATTGATGAAAGAAACTTTAGTTGACGCGATCGTGCATCTTGTCAACAAAGACTATAACGAGTTAGCTGCTGATTTTGTCAAACTCGGATTTTTAACTCCAGACACGAATATTTGCCCAATTGTCCCGGCGCTAGAAGCCGTACTTGGCGAAGCGATCGGTCAAAGCGTTGGGGACTTTAACTTCAAATCAATCACTGATTCGTTTTCAGAGTTGATGTATGATTACCCCTTCCGCGTTCCCGCACAATTTGCCTTAATTATTCGTTCTTTGGTAACGCAAGAAGGAATTGCGTTGAGTCTGAACCCGAACTTTAAGATTGTTGAAGTATCGTATCCTTATGTGGCACGACGATTATTGACAGGAGAAACACCTCAACTGCGACGCAGACTACTCAATGTATTGTTCAAAGATGGTAAGTTTCAGTGGGAACGACTAGAAAACTTAATTGTCATCGCCCAAGCTGACAAAAGTTTTGACTTATTACCAACCGCGCAATTAGGTTTGCAGTACCTTCTATCAGAAGAAGGTAAGTTTTTACGACAGCAACTTTTACTAGCTTTAACCGAAGACGATCGCCTGCATACCGCAGAAGTTCAACGAATTTGGAATCTCGTCAAAGGTGAGTTAAAGCCAAATCGCCTCTTAACTGTCGCGTTAGATGCTTTAACCGAGATTTCAAAAGAGCGCAAAGCAGCAATTTTACCGATTGTTAATTCCTTTGCAATTTTCCCTAAACAGCACTAATAAACTCGGAGTTATTCATGTACTATTTGCCAGAGCCACCATACTTTTTAATGATTGCAGGTTTTTTAGTATCGCTAACTTCAGGTTCGGCGTTTGGGGCAAGTTTAAAGCAAATTGTGCAAAATTGGTCGAGCGATCGCATTAGTAGTATGAGTTCGCAATTGCCCACTGTGTCGTTAGTTGTCCCCTTTGTAGGTATGACTATCGGCGTGTACTTATTTCTGTCTGCGGGTTTAGAAGTCTTTGGTTTTCCAGGCTTAATTGCTTATGTTGTTGCACTACCGCTGACTTTATTTCTCGGTATACTCATTTGGCGACAGCTGGGTAGTATGTTGACACTAGCGGAAAAAGAAGGCTTTGCAGCAATCGATATAGATAGTTGGCGTTAAGTTAAGTAGAAGAGCAGGCAAGCAGGCAACACAAAGAATTTTTAACTCAGATGTTGGCTTAACTCTTGACGCAGGCGGTAGAGAATTGTATTGGGTTCGACTTGCGCCAAAATTTCTTCAATAACAGTACTCGTTCCGAGTTGTCCCCAAGTACAGCCGCGTTCTAAGTAGACTTGGGCAGCGCGTCCGACGATGTAAGAGCCATAACCAGCAATACTACCTTGGGCGATCGCCGTACCAAAATAAGCAGTTAAGTTGCCAGGATTTTCACCGCTAGCAACTGCTGCAGTACTTTTACCCAAACCCAGAAATATCCCGGTTCCAAGTTCAGCTAAGAGTAAACCGCCAGAACTTAGTACAATTCTGTGCAAAAGCTTCGCAGCTTCATAGCCTGTCATTGGTAAACCGTACACGCGTGCCAAAGAGCGAATTAAAACCAAATCAGCAACAACGCCACCGAGTAAATCGAGAAACGCAATTGGATTGAGTGCGACTGCTAGCGCTTTGTACTTGGTAAACTGCCAGATTAAATCTTCAGCTTCCTGCTGACGCAATTCTATTGTTTTATGCGCAATTTTTGCTGTTGCTTCGCGGGCTTGTACCAACGCATTCAAAGCTAAAAGCGATCGCCCTTCGCGATTGAGAATCCTCAAAATTGCCAGCTTCAGTTCAGCAATCTGTGGTGGTGGCGTCTCTAATTCGTAGGTGACATTGCCATCAGCCCATTCGACACGCACTTCCATCGGTGCGGGTTCGGCTGCTACCATAACAATCTCATCAGGAGACACCATTTCATTCTGCGTTGCAGCAAGTTGCCGCAAATTGTTGTAGATTGCCTGGCGATCGGTGTCAGGATACAAATCTATTTTGTTGAAAACTAATATTAGGGGTTTTTGCGCTTGCCGCAACTCACACAAGGCTTGATATTCCGTCCGCGTAATATCACCAGCGACAACAAACAAAATCAGATCAGCTTGACGCGCGACATCCCGCGCCATTTGAGCGCGTATGTGTCCTTCGATTTCGTCTAAGCCAGGCGTATCAATCAACTCTACTTGGACTTTACCTTTTTCACTCGGAGTCCACCGCACCGAACGCGGGTATTGCGTAACACCATGAAGCGGTCCAGTTTGGAGAATTTTCTCTCCTATCAATGCATTCAACACCGCTGACTTACCGCGGCTCACTAAACCAAACGCCGCGATGCGCACCACATTGGAATCAAGTTTGTTGAGTGCTGCGTTGAGAATCTCAATTTCCGGTTTAACTAATCCTGGAAGATCGCGACTTGAAGGCTTTCGCCCTCCCGAGCGCATTAGATGCGAATACCACGACAGCGCTTGCCGCAAGCTTGCTTTAGCACGGTTTAAATGAGACTCTTGTTGACTAGTACGCACTATAAGAACGAAACCTACAAATTGATTCTTAACAAAAATGACTTGGTTGTGCTGTTTCTATCGTAAGCTGATTTAACTATTTTGACTGGTACTAGGTTAAATTAACCTCAGTTTTATTTAAAAGGATAAATCTCTGCCTTAAGCAAAAAGATTTTGTTGCACTCATTCCAAGATGAACTGAAGTCTCGTATTGAATTTTACAATTCAATTGGTGTTGCTGAACAAGAGTAAGAGCTTCTCCTCTACAGTTGAAAAAAGAAAAAAGGGGGAGAGAAAACCAAAGCTTTCAAATTCCCCCTATATGGCTACTGTGTACGCGCAAGCGATCTAAATCAGTCAAGTCTCTAGCAAACCGCCCCTTAGTTCCAATTCTAGGAAAATTAAGCTGTTCAAAGTTTCCCAAACATCGGGGATCGAACCAAAGTCTATCTGATATATGAATACACCGTAGCCATCTATGAGAGATTGCTCCTCCAATACTTAACGATTCATACATTGATTTCGCAATGCTACTAACCTATGATTCAGCAAGTTGCGGTTGCGATCGTTGTGGTAATAAACGCTCAACGCCCTGCTTAACAAAGCTTTGTAGGAAAGCCACCTGCTGGTTTTGCTGGAATACTCTTTGTAAGGTTTGGCTCAACTTGTCTAAATTGAGCTTCTCAGAGTCAATTGCAACTTCCTGTGCTTGGAAATATTCGACTAAACTCAAACCTGCTAACCGCGTGAGATATGCAGCACTGATGCCTTGGACTGCTCCGCCGGCTACAAAGGTGACTGCATTACTTTTTAACACTGTGCTTACAGCTTTTGTCGAAAGTTCAACTAAACCCAACTTCACCATCAAACTTCCCATCGTGCCAGCGACAGTTTGGGCTTGTTGAAGCGAGAATTTCTGCTGATAAATCGCACCCAATTCGGTGACGAGTTGAGCATTGATGGCAGCAGTTGCGAGGAGATCGAGCGCGGGTATGGGATTGGCAAACGCCGCCGCCGCTGCAATCCATTGATATTGTTCGATAATTGGAATTGCGCGATCGCGTCTAACCTGATTGAGTAATGTTTTCGCTTCAGCTTTTAGCGTTAAGGCTTGCCGTTGTGTTGTTGCCCAAATAAGTTGTTGTCTTTCTTGTGTCGCAATTGTCACTAGGCGATCGCGCAGTTGTTCAATGATGGGTGCGCGTTGTTCTCGCCATTCTTGGATCGTACCATCTGCTGCGTGTTGACGTACTTTAACGTCACCCAAAGATGCGGCGATCGCGATGATATCTTCAACTTTAAGTAGCGCATGCATCCGCTGTTGCAGGGCGTGTAATACGACGGCGCGTTCTTCCGTAAT
This region of Chroococcidiopsis sp. TS-821 genomic DNA includes:
- a CDS encoding class I SAM-dependent methyltransferase, which encodes MTAAKTAPEIASRLVNRVLAIKPLANLAKHQARQMMIKRAERIGVPWTKQVQELKQLDWEAQLAQVKNPHLQYPDYYCCSFHAYEQGNLSWDAALEVEVAARAVHAGIWADAGAEGDARLRASYHDILKNRVVQPRDILDIGCSVGMSTFALQEVYPHAAISGLDLSPYFLAVAHYRAQQRHAQINWIHALAESTGLPSASFDLVSIFLVCHELPQSATQQIFQEVRRLLRPGGYLAIMDMNPHSEIYAKMPPYILTLLKSTEPYLDEYFTLDIEAALKVAGFHNIAIAPNTPRHRTITAQVAVE
- a CDS encoding M1 family metallopeptidase — translated: MSQFYFDTDNSRHRAFELPGAKPHYNPDRPGQVEHIFLDLNLDIPSKSYQGTCVIQLKPIRNGIERLTLDAVNLNIHSVHADDTPQAFEYDGSQLHIQLASPTAVGEVIKIAIAYSAEKPQRGIYFITPDQYYPHKPTQVWTQGEDEDSRFWFPCFDYPGQLSTSEIRVRVPKPYMAISNGTLINTTEDGDAKIYHWLQEQVHPTYLMTLAVGDFAEIQDEWQGKPVTYYVEKGREADARRSMGKTPRMIEFFSEKYGYLYPYPKYAQVCVDDFIFGGMENTSTTLLTDRCLLDERAALDNRNTESLVAHELAHQWFGDLVVIKHWSHAWIKEGMASYSEVMWTEHEYGAEEAAYYRLLEARSYLAEDSSRYRRPIVTHVYREAIELYDRHLYEKGSCVYHMIRAELGEELFWQAIHTFVQDNAHKTVETVDLLRAIEKATGRNLLFLFDQYVYRGGHPDFKVAYTWDGDSKLAKVTVTQTQAKEASNGISSDLFDLKIPIAFGYTYDAESAPQLKTFSVRVSEKEQSFYFPLEEKPQFVSFDVGNNYLKTVTLEYPLPELKAQLKLDPDPISRIYAAEALAKKGGLEAVKALSQALKQDSFWGVRAEVAKQLAQVKLDQAFDGLVAGLEDDCPLVRRAVVEALADIKTHQSYKAVKPFVENGDPSYYVEASAMKAIGTIAGGTIDTKPKEEKVVKLLKSVLEQRAGWNEVVRSGAIAGLSQMKTAETALDLILEYTKLGVPQALRLSAIRSLGTISTGLNPVNLERVLQQLAELSRESFFLTQVAVVSALGQMETSKAIGILQSLANQTPDGRVRRMAEEAVSRVQSAVGSDQSVKQLREEVDALKQQNQELRSRLENLEAKSSH
- a CDS encoding AarF/ABC1/UbiB kinase family protein, yielding MGQYQLAQNNRHYDPEAIARYYRYRPWLVLWRACTIVWYFAGFILGLYWDKWQNREEQNKFKRAAQLRRILTRLGPTFIKVGQALSTRPDLIRKDFLDELTKLQDQLPPFDNAIAFQIIETELNRSVQEIYSEISLDPVAAASLGQVYRARLHSGEEVAVKVQRPNLRPVLTLDLYLMRWAAGWISPWLPLNLGHDLKMIVDEFGTKLFEEIDYLNEARNAEKFATNFRNDLRVKVPAIYWRFTATRVLTLEWINGFKLTDIQSIREAGLDTNELIEIGVTAGLQQLLEHGFFHADPHPGNLFAMPDGRIAYIDFGMMDQLSELMKETLVDAIVHLVNKDYNELAADFVKLGFLTPDTNICPIVPALEAVLGEAIGQSVGDFNFKSITDSFSELMYDYPFRVPAQFALIIRSLVTQEGIALSLNPNFKIVEVSYPYVARRLLTGETPQLRRRLLNVLFKDGKFQWERLENLIVIAQADKSFDLLPTAQLGLQYLLSEEGKFLRQQLLLALTEDDRLHTAEVQRIWNLVKGELKPNRLLTVALDALTEISKERKAAILPIVNSFAIFPKQH
- a CDS encoding GTP-binding protein produces the protein MRTSQQESHLNRAKASLRQALSWYSHLMRSGGRKPSSRDLPGLVKPEIEILNAALNKLDSNVVRIAAFGLVSRGKSAVLNALIGEKILQTGPLHGVTQYPRSVRWTPSEKGKVQVELIDTPGLDEIEGHIRAQMARDVARQADLILFVVAGDITRTEYQALCELRQAQKPLILVFNKIDLYPDTDRQAIYNNLRQLAATQNEMVSPDEIVMVAAEPAPMEVRVEWADGNVTYELETPPPQIAELKLAILRILNREGRSLLALNALVQAREATAKIAHKTIELRQQEAEDLIWQFTKYKALAVALNPIAFLDLLGGVVADLVLIRSLARVYGLPMTGYEAAKLLHRIVLSSGGLLLAELGTGIFLGLGKSTAAVASGENPGNLTAYFGTAIAQGSIAGYGSYIVGRAAQVYLERGCTWGQLGTSTVIEEILAQVEPNTILYRLRQELSQHLS
- a CDS encoding DUF697 domain-containing protein; translated protein: MAVQLRRPILVGGVGLSFSLWILQSWHHSIVQLGEYGIIGAIAVGGTLWLFRQKTPKQQVVDNSPVTRETVEKAIAQAASVIECLAAEAEEPAQLRQQLVQLNSEIERQELRVAVVGGKAVGKTTLVDVLHQLSFGQKLSFQDTPALFTSTDRDRQAETTALAQANAADLVLFVTNGDLTETEFQTLQQLIAVNRQRTLLVFNKQDQHITEERAVVLHALQQRMHALLKVEDIIAIAASLGDVKVRQHAADGTIQEWREQRAPIIEQLRDRLVTIATQERQQLIWATTQRQALTLKAEAKTLLNQVRRDRAIPIIEQYQWIAAAAAFANPIPALDLLATAAINAQLVTELGAIYQQKFSLQQAQTVAGTMGSLMVKLGLVELSTKAVSTVLKSNAVTFVAGGAVQGISAAYLTRLAGLSLVEYFQAQEVAIDSEKLNLDKLSQTLQRVFQQNQQVAFLQSFVKQGVERLLPQRSQPQLAES